A window of Auraticoccus monumenti contains these coding sequences:
- a CDS encoding NAD-binding protein, with product MVTGPAGTAAVVKLCNQYVLFTGLGALYEAVDLAGRVGVEESVLLEALAGGTARSWAVETWGFYDRLSRDYDERDVAEEGRPWVKDLAETLRVASDHDLELPTARTTAELLPGAIRRHADHKTTTDGGTR from the coding sequence GTGGTCACCGGCCCCGCCGGCACCGCCGCGGTCGTGAAGCTGTGCAACCAGTACGTCCTCTTCACCGGGCTCGGCGCGCTCTACGAGGCCGTCGACCTCGCCGGGCGGGTCGGCGTCGAGGAGTCGGTGCTGCTGGAGGCGCTGGCCGGCGGGACGGCGCGCTCCTGGGCGGTGGAGACCTGGGGCTTCTACGACCGGCTCAGCCGCGACTACGACGAGCGCGACGTGGCCGAGGAGGGCCGGCCCTGGGTCAAGGACCTCGCCGAGACCCTCCGGGTGGCCAGCGACCACGACCTCGAGCTGCCGACCGCGCGCACCACCGCCGAGCTGCTCCCCGGCGCGATCCGCCGGCACGCCGACCACAAGACCACCACCGACGGAGGCACCCGATGA
- a CDS encoding GntR family transcriptional regulator, translating to MSTAPGPDSIQAPSLVQLAAESLRKMILAGEYAPGERLAEERLTERLQISRPPLREAMRLLENEGFIVTQPRKGSRVTTLTDRDVHEILTLRSALERLAFELGVPVPDPALLEAPRAAVAEMEDCARREDRGGLVQAGYRFHRALVGIADHRRLSESYASIQRQQLLCMARNLVVREAYYEDLEHHAARHRALLESVESGDREAALAELAAHGEQSFASVALPPELYRSSFGRTPDRQLPGVSGGGGM from the coding sequence ATGAGCACCGCCCCCGGTCCGGACAGCATCCAGGCCCCAAGTCTGGTCCAGCTCGCCGCCGAGTCGCTGCGCAAGATGATCCTGGCCGGGGAGTACGCGCCGGGCGAGCGGCTGGCCGAGGAGCGGCTCACCGAGCGGCTGCAGATCAGCCGGCCGCCGCTGCGGGAGGCCATGCGGCTGCTGGAGAACGAGGGCTTCATCGTCACCCAGCCCCGCAAGGGCTCGCGCGTCACCACGCTGACCGACCGGGACGTCCACGAGATCCTCACGCTGCGCTCGGCGCTGGAGCGGCTGGCCTTCGAGCTCGGGGTCCCGGTGCCTGACCCCGCGCTGCTGGAGGCGCCCCGGGCTGCGGTCGCGGAGATGGAGGACTGCGCCCGCCGCGAGGACCGCGGTGGGCTGGTGCAGGCGGGCTACCGCTTCCACCGGGCCCTGGTGGGGATAGCCGACCACCGCCGGCTCTCGGAGAGCTACGCCTCCATCCAGCGCCAGCAGCTGCTGTGCATGGCCCGGAACCTGGTGGTCCGGGAGGCCTACTACGAGGACCTGGAGCACCACGCGGCCCGGCACCGGGCGCTGCTGGAGAGCGTCGAGTCCGGCGACCGCGAGGCCGCGCTGGCCGAGCTGGCCGCCCACGGCGAGCAGTCCTTCGCCTCGGTGGCCCTGCCCCCGGAGCTCTACCGCAGCTCCTTCGGCCGCACCCCCGACCGGCAGCTCCCAGGGGTGTCAGGCGGCGGCGGGATGTGA
- a CDS encoding NUDIX hydrolase family protein, translated as MSSLGTPDPHPGWLSEEDLTHVRHRLPLLYVEAIPVRQADDGSVTEVGLLLRADAGGSFKRTIVSGRVLYAETVRAALLRHLEKDLGPMAFPRLPASPAPFTVAEYFPLPGMGRFSDERQHAVSLVFVVPVAGRCDPRQDALELTWLSPEEAVSPTVTAELEGGRGALIRSAMAHVGALD; from the coding sequence ATGAGCTCCCTCGGTACTCCCGACCCCCACCCCGGCTGGCTGTCGGAGGAGGACCTGACCCACGTGCGGCACCGGCTGCCGCTGCTGTACGTGGAGGCCATCCCGGTGCGCCAGGCCGACGACGGGTCGGTGACCGAGGTCGGGCTGCTGCTGCGGGCCGACGCCGGCGGCTCCTTCAAGCGGACCATCGTCTCCGGCCGGGTGCTCTACGCCGAGACGGTGCGGGCGGCCCTGCTGCGCCACCTGGAGAAGGACCTGGGCCCGATGGCGTTCCCGCGGCTGCCCGCCAGCCCGGCGCCGTTCACGGTGGCCGAGTACTTCCCGCTGCCGGGGATGGGGCGGTTCTCCGACGAGCGCCAGCACGCGGTCTCGCTGGTCTTCGTGGTCCCGGTGGCCGGTCGCTGCGACCCGCGTCAGGACGCGCTGGAGCTGACCTGGCTCTCCCCCGAGGAGGCCGTCAGCCCGACCGTCACCGCCGAGCTCGAGGGTGGGCGCGGCGCGCTGATCCGCTCCGCGATGGCCCACGTGGGCGCCCTGGACTGA
- a CDS encoding flavin reductase family protein: protein MHFYEPRLGHRLPHDPFNALVAPRPIGWVSSVAADGTLNLAPYSFFNAFCYTPPLIGFASTSRKHSARNAEACGEFVWNLVTRPLLQAMNQTSTSQDVDEFASAGLTPAPSRVVSVPRVAEARVAMECRLSQVLELTGADGSPTGAVMVFGEVVGVHIDEELLGDGVYDTAAADPVLRGGGPSAYFTLGERLDLRRPD, encoded by the coding sequence ATGCACTTCTACGAGCCCCGGCTGGGCCACCGGCTGCCGCACGACCCATTCAACGCGCTGGTGGCCCCGCGGCCGATCGGGTGGGTGTCCTCGGTCGCGGCGGACGGCACGCTCAACCTGGCGCCGTACAGCTTCTTCAACGCCTTCTGCTACACCCCGCCGCTGATCGGCTTCGCCAGCACCTCCCGCAAGCACTCGGCGCGCAACGCCGAGGCGTGCGGGGAGTTCGTCTGGAACCTGGTCACCCGGCCGCTGCTGCAGGCGATGAACCAGACGTCCACGAGCCAGGACGTCGACGAGTTCGCCTCCGCGGGGCTGACGCCGGCGCCCAGCCGGGTGGTGTCGGTGCCGAGGGTGGCCGAGGCCCGGGTGGCGATGGAGTGCCGGCTGAGCCAGGTGCTGGAGCTGACCGGCGCCGACGGCAGCCCCACCGGTGCGGTGATGGTCTTCGGCGAGGTGGTGGGCGTGCACATCGACGAGGAGCTGCTGGGTGACGGCGTCTACGACACCGCCGCCGCGGACCCGGTGCTGCGCGGCGGCGGGCCGAGCGCCTACTTCACCCTGGGCGAGCGGCTGGACCTGCGCCGTCCGGACTGA
- a CDS encoding YbhB/YbcL family Raf kinase inhibitor-like protein — MSLERPVPPDPYSLLPKTARFTLTSPHVREGEPLDPAQAQDGGNTAPDLAWSDVPEGTESFLVTCYDPDAPTPSGFWHWVAVGVPGDVTSLRGGELPEGAFTVRNDSGADGYVGAAPPPGDRPHRYIFAVTALDTADTGLDPSATPAAVHFMTLGHVIGRALLTGTYQTTV, encoded by the coding sequence ATGAGCCTGGAGCGTCCTGTCCCGCCCGACCCGTACTCGCTGCTGCCGAAGACGGCGAGGTTCACGCTGACCAGCCCGCACGTCCGCGAGGGAGAGCCGCTGGACCCCGCCCAGGCCCAGGACGGCGGGAACACCGCCCCCGACCTCGCCTGGTCCGACGTGCCGGAGGGGACGGAGTCGTTCCTGGTCACCTGCTACGACCCCGACGCGCCCACCCCGAGCGGCTTCTGGCACTGGGTGGCGGTCGGCGTCCCCGGTGACGTCACCTCGCTGCGGGGCGGCGAGCTGCCGGAGGGCGCCTTCACCGTCCGCAACGACTCCGGGGCCGACGGCTACGTCGGCGCCGCCCCGCCGCCCGGGGACCGTCCGCACCGCTACATCTTCGCGGTGACCGCGCTGGACACCGCCGACACCGGGCTGGACCCCTCGGCCACGCCGGCGGCGGTGCACTTCATGACCCTCGGTCACGTGATCGGGCGCGCCCTGCTCACCGGGACGTACCAGACCACGGTCTGA
- a CDS encoding benzoate/H(+) symporter BenE family transporter — MSPPPPTPSSTPLLAGVVSGLVGFTSSFPVVLTGLLAVGATAAQASSGLMVLCLTMGVGTLLFSWRTRTPVTMAWSTPGAALLATAAAPAGGFEAAVGAFVVCGLLLALCGLVAPLATLVRSVPAPLASAMLAGVLLPLCARPFLDLVQSPWTVAPLVLVWLVALRLSRRWAIPAVLVAALVVTAVTGSFARLEGPLLPTLVPVLPDPDLVTAVSIGLPLFLVTMTSQNVAGLAVLGSFGFSPPFRPVMAYTGLAGAVGALGGGHAINLAAISAALAAGPEAGADTRRRWLAGVSCGVTYLLFVPLSAATTSLAQAAPAGVIGTLAGLALLPTFAAAGAQALTEPRHREGAAVTFLVAASGLTVGGVGGAFWGLVAGLVVTAVLGLRRRPG; from the coding sequence GTGAGCCCCCCTCCTCCCACCCCGTCCTCGACCCCCCTCCTGGCGGGGGTCGTCTCGGGCCTGGTGGGCTTCACGAGCTCCTTCCCCGTGGTGCTCACCGGGCTGCTGGCGGTCGGCGCCACCGCGGCCCAGGCGTCGTCGGGGCTGATGGTGCTCTGCCTGACCATGGGCGTGGGCACCCTGCTCTTCTCCTGGCGGACGCGGACGCCGGTGACCATGGCCTGGTCGACGCCGGGTGCCGCGCTGCTCGCCACCGCGGCCGCTCCGGCGGGAGGCTTCGAGGCGGCGGTGGGCGCGTTCGTGGTCTGCGGGCTGCTGCTGGCCCTGTGCGGGCTGGTGGCCCCGCTGGCCACGCTGGTCCGCTCGGTGCCCGCACCGCTGGCCAGCGCCATGCTGGCCGGGGTGCTGCTGCCGCTGTGCGCGCGCCCGTTCCTGGACCTGGTGCAGTCGCCGTGGACGGTCGCCCCGCTGGTGCTGGTCTGGCTGGTGGCGCTGCGGCTGAGCCGGCGCTGGGCCATCCCGGCGGTGCTGGTCGCGGCGCTGGTGGTGACGGCGGTGACCGGCTCCTTCGCCCGCCTCGAGGGTCCGCTGCTGCCGACGCTGGTGCCGGTGCTCCCCGACCCCGACCTGGTCACCGCGGTCTCGATCGGGCTGCCGCTGTTCCTGGTCACGATGACCAGCCAGAACGTGGCCGGGCTGGCCGTGCTGGGCAGCTTCGGCTTCTCCCCGCCGTTCCGGCCGGTGATGGCCTACACCGGGCTGGCCGGCGCGGTGGGTGCGCTCGGCGGCGGGCACGCCATCAACCTGGCCGCCATCTCCGCCGCACTCGCGGCCGGACCGGAGGCCGGGGCGGACACCCGCCGGCGCTGGCTGGCCGGGGTCTCCTGCGGGGTGACCTACCTGCTGTTCGTGCCGCTCTCCGCCGCCACCACGTCGCTGGCCCAGGCCGCACCGGCGGGCGTCATCGGCACCCTGGCGGGGTTGGCGCTGCTCCCCACCTTCGCCGCCGCGGGCGCCCAGGCCCTGACCGAGCCGCGTCACCGCGAGGGTGCGGCGGTGACCTTCCTGGTGGCGGCCTCGGGGCTGACGGTCGGAGGCGTCGGCGGCGCCTTCTGGGGTCTGGTGGCGGGTCTGGTGGTGACCGCGGTGCTCGGTCTGCGCCGTCGCCCGGGCTGA
- a CDS encoding SH3 domain-containing protein, which yields MVRARRAIREPLTPRVVRRLPQLAAGLAALALLGTAVGAEATISSGAPALVAVPAAQVVAPAVEAPAAQVVDDALSVAEISRAAQQRAAAEAKKKAEADEKAEAKKKAEADKKAEAEKKTKEKAEAEAEAKAQAEEKAEADKKAAAEQKAAAEKKAAEDAAASREERASRSSGRAALDASQLGAGAGKRWTTVALNARSAPDAGAALVDVLDAGDQLAITERTSGSWRQVELGGKAAWVAEKYLVDRQPKKASAPGGGAKAGVSGGACPSGSSVEAGLQPNAVAVHRAVCAAFPSITSYGGVRADSVPGHPEGRAIDAMIPNYSGSGNALGWQVAEYVRANASRLGVTEVIFDQKIWTTQRSGEGWRSMGNRGGDTANHRDHVHVTVR from the coding sequence GTGGTTCGAGCACGTCGTGCGATCAGGGAACCGCTGACCCCACGGGTGGTCCGCCGGCTGCCGCAGCTCGCCGCCGGGCTCGCCGCCCTCGCGCTGCTGGGTACCGCGGTCGGCGCCGAGGCGACCATCAGCAGCGGGGCCCCCGCCCTCGTCGCCGTCCCCGCTGCCCAGGTGGTGGCCCCTGCCGTCGAGGCTCCGGCCGCCCAGGTCGTCGACGACGCCCTCTCGGTCGCCGAGATCAGCCGCGCCGCCCAGCAGCGGGCGGCCGCCGAGGCGAAGAAGAAGGCCGAGGCCGACGAGAAGGCCGAGGCGAAGAAGAAGGCCGAGGCCGACAAGAAGGCCGAGGCCGAGAAGAAGACCAAGGAGAAGGCCGAGGCCGAGGCCGAGGCGAAGGCGCAGGCGGAGGAGAAGGCCGAGGCGGACAAGAAGGCCGCGGCGGAGCAGAAGGCCGCGGCCGAGAAGAAGGCCGCGGAGGACGCCGCCGCGTCGCGCGAGGAGCGGGCGTCGCGGTCGAGCGGACGAGCCGCCCTGGACGCCTCCCAGCTGGGTGCCGGTGCCGGGAAGCGATGGACCACCGTGGCCCTCAACGCCCGCTCCGCCCCCGACGCCGGTGCCGCGCTGGTGGACGTCCTCGACGCCGGTGACCAGCTGGCGATCACCGAGCGCACCTCCGGCAGCTGGCGCCAGGTCGAGCTGGGCGGCAAGGCCGCCTGGGTGGCCGAGAAGTACCTCGTCGACAGGCAGCCGAAGAAGGCGAGCGCCCCCGGTGGCGGTGCCAAGGCCGGCGTCTCCGGCGGTGCCTGCCCCAGCGGCTCGTCGGTGGAGGCGGGGCTGCAGCCTAACGCGGTGGCCGTGCACCGCGCCGTCTGCGCCGCCTTCCCCAGCATCACCAGCTACGGCGGCGTCCGGGCCGACTCGGTCCCCGGTCACCCCGAGGGCCGCGCGATCGACGCGATGATCCCCAACTACTCCGGCTCGGGCAACGCCCTCGGCTGGCAGGTGGCCGAGTACGTCCGCGCCAACGCCTCCCGGCTGGGCGTCACCGAGGTGATCTTCGACCAGAAGATCTGGACCACGCAGCGCTCCGGCGAGGGCTGGCGCTCGATGGGCAACCGCGGCGGCGACACCGCCAACCACCGCGACCACGTGCACGTGACCGTCCGCTGA
- a CDS encoding deoxyguanosinetriphosphate triphosphohydrolase family protein, producing MQESGQQARVRRARPETRSSRPLASGYESEFRVDLERLRFAPSFSRLAEVTQVVTAASTPGVVHNRLTHTIKVTAVARAIAVGLWSSSDQELLDRLGGLDHVVTQAAAVAHDLGHPPFGHLGERVLDRLARTRFGLRDGFEGNAQTFRIITELEVLGPGDEGLNLTAAVRAAVLKYPWGRFHWPDPHPSSWPEPPRGAAVGPRRSPSEDLSLGGVPAKFSAYVPDLAELVDVLGAFPGLAPGRQTLECAVMDLADDIAYSLHDLEDFHRSGVLQYSLVSAELREWATNRRELAATDGAELRERARRPGTGLERLRRRLVDKDAWVFDEDAFAEAVGSIGEEFVDGVLAVPHDGSMAADRAISGFTGSWIDRLISSVRLVADPPVRGSTVSLSTLAWHQVSVLKFVHQYFVLNRPDLAMQQRGQAAALTQLVTGYDDWLSDVHDAPRAPRRLVDLVQTAAAGYRRTAREHPEWLDHQTDEASLARMARGRGILDYVASLTDEQSFDQGMRMDGAGGRLWAGGV from the coding sequence GTGCAGGAGTCGGGGCAGCAGGCGCGCGTCCGCCGGGCCCGTCCGGAGACGCGGTCCTCCCGGCCGCTGGCCAGCGGGTACGAGTCGGAGTTCCGGGTCGACCTCGAGCGGCTGCGGTTCGCCCCCTCCTTCTCCCGGCTGGCCGAGGTCACCCAGGTGGTCACCGCCGCCTCCACCCCGGGCGTGGTGCACAACCGGCTCACGCACACCATCAAGGTCACCGCGGTGGCCCGCGCGATCGCGGTCGGGCTGTGGAGCAGCAGCGACCAGGAGCTGCTGGACCGGCTCGGCGGACTGGACCACGTCGTCACCCAGGCCGCGGCGGTGGCCCACGACCTCGGCCACCCGCCCTTCGGCCACCTGGGCGAGCGGGTGCTGGACCGGCTGGCCCGGACCCGCTTCGGTCTGCGCGACGGCTTCGAGGGCAACGCGCAGACGTTCCGGATCATCACCGAGCTGGAGGTCCTGGGCCCCGGCGACGAGGGGCTGAACCTGACCGCCGCGGTCCGTGCCGCGGTGCTCAAGTACCCCTGGGGACGCTTCCACTGGCCCGACCCGCACCCCAGCAGCTGGCCCGAGCCGCCGCGTGGTGCCGCCGTCGGCCCCCGCCGCTCGCCCTCGGAGGACCTCTCCCTCGGCGGGGTGCCGGCCAAGTTCAGCGCCTACGTCCCCGACCTGGCCGAGCTGGTGGACGTGCTCGGCGCCTTCCCCGGACTGGCTCCGGGTCGCCAGACCCTGGAGTGCGCGGTGATGGACCTGGCCGACGACATCGCCTACTCCCTGCACGACCTGGAGGACTTCCACCGCTCCGGGGTGCTGCAGTACTCGCTGGTCTCGGCCGAGCTGCGCGAGTGGGCCACCAACCGGCGCGAGCTGGCCGCCACCGACGGCGCCGAGCTGCGCGAGCGGGCCCGGCGGCCCGGCACCGGGCTGGAGCGGCTGCGGCGGCGGCTGGTGGACAAGGACGCCTGGGTCTTCGACGAGGACGCCTTCGCCGAGGCGGTCGGCTCGATCGGGGAGGAGTTCGTGGACGGCGTGCTGGCCGTGCCCCACGACGGCTCGATGGCCGCCGACCGCGCGATCTCCGGGTTCACCGGCTCCTGGATCGACCGGCTGATCTCCTCGGTCCGGCTGGTGGCCGACCCGCCGGTGCGGGGCTCGACGGTCAGCCTCTCGACCCTGGCCTGGCACCAGGTCAGCGTGCTCAAGTTCGTGCACCAGTACTTCGTGCTGAACCGTCCCGACCTGGCCATGCAGCAGCGGGGTCAGGCCGCGGCGCTGACCCAGCTGGTGACCGGCTACGACGACTGGCTCTCCGACGTCCACGACGCACCACGGGCCCCGCGGCGGCTGGTCGACCTGGTGCAGACGGCCGCCGCCGGCTACCGGCGCACGGCCCGCGAGCACCCGGAGTGGCTGGACCACCAGACCGACGAGGCGAGCCTCGCCCGGATGGCGCGGGGCCGCGGGATCCTCGACTACGTGGCCTCTCTCACCGACGAGCAGTCCTTCGACCAGGGGATGCGGATGGACGGCGCGGGCGGACGGCTCTGGGCCGGCGGGGTCTGA
- the pgi gene encoding glucose-6-phosphate isomerase yields MDTPVDVTTTAAWAGLAELATSLQPDLRGWFADDPERAARWTLDVADLHVDLSKNLLTAEVLEALVALGREVGLEQRRDAMLRGDRINVTEDRAVLHTALRRAEGDSLVVDGQDVVAQVHAELAKVYAFAEKVRSGEWTGVTGKRIETVVNIGIGGSDLGPVMAYEALKPYVQDGLECRFISNIDPTDTGETVADLDPETTLVIVASKTFGTLETLTNARLVRTWLLDTLRERGVESEDTVARHFVAVSTALDKVADFGIDPDNAFGFWDWVGGRYSVDSAIGTSLAVAIGREGFAELLAGFRAVDEHFAGTPLEQNVPALMGLLNCFYVNHLGAESHAVLPYAQYLHRFPAYLQQLTMESNGKGVRWDGSPVATGTGEVFWGEPGTNGQHAFYQLIHQGTRLIPADFIAFAQTAHPLRDGDADVHELLLANFFAQTAALAFGKTEEEVRAEGTDEAVVPARVFTGNRPTTSIMAPALTPSVLGQLIALYEHITFTQGVVWGIDSFDQWGVELGKKLAQDLTPAVAGDEDALAAADASTRGLIEWYRGKRA; encoded by the coding sequence ATGGACACTCCCGTGGACGTCACCACCACCGCCGCCTGGGCCGGCCTCGCCGAGCTCGCGACCTCCCTCCAGCCGGACCTGCGCGGATGGTTCGCCGACGACCCCGAGCGCGCCGCCCGGTGGACCCTCGACGTGGCCGACCTGCACGTCGACCTGTCCAAGAACCTGCTCACCGCCGAGGTGCTGGAGGCCCTGGTGGCCCTGGGTCGGGAGGTGGGGCTGGAGCAGCGCCGCGACGCCATGCTGCGCGGGGACCGCATCAACGTCACCGAGGACCGCGCCGTGCTGCACACCGCACTCCGCCGCGCCGAGGGCGACTCCCTGGTGGTCGACGGGCAGGACGTGGTGGCCCAGGTGCACGCCGAGCTGGCCAAGGTCTACGCCTTCGCCGAGAAGGTGCGCAGCGGGGAGTGGACCGGGGTCACCGGCAAGCGGATCGAGACCGTGGTCAACATCGGCATCGGCGGCTCCGACCTCGGCCCGGTGATGGCCTACGAGGCCCTCAAGCCCTACGTGCAGGACGGCCTGGAGTGCCGCTTCATCTCCAACATCGACCCCACCGACACCGGCGAGACGGTGGCCGACCTCGACCCCGAGACCACGCTGGTCATCGTGGCCTCGAAGACCTTCGGCACCCTGGAGACGCTGACCAACGCCCGGCTGGTGCGCACCTGGCTGCTGGACACCCTGCGTGAGCGCGGCGTCGAGTCCGAGGACACCGTGGCCCGCCACTTCGTCGCCGTCTCCACCGCCCTGGACAAGGTGGCCGACTTCGGCATCGACCCCGACAACGCCTTCGGCTTCTGGGACTGGGTCGGGGGCCGGTACTCGGTGGACTCCGCGATCGGGACGTCCCTGGCCGTGGCCATCGGCCGGGAGGGGTTCGCCGAGCTCCTGGCCGGCTTCCGCGCGGTCGACGAGCACTTCGCCGGCACCCCGCTGGAGCAGAACGTGCCGGCGCTGATGGGTCTGCTCAACTGCTTCTACGTCAACCACCTCGGCGCGGAGAGCCACGCCGTGCTGCCCTACGCCCAGTACCTGCACCGGTTCCCGGCCTACCTGCAGCAGCTCACGATGGAGTCCAACGGCAAGGGTGTGCGCTGGGACGGCAGCCCGGTCGCCACCGGCACCGGCGAGGTGTTCTGGGGCGAGCCCGGCACCAACGGCCAGCACGCCTTCTACCAGCTGATCCACCAGGGCACCCGGCTCATCCCGGCCGACTTCATCGCCTTCGCCCAGACCGCGCACCCGCTGCGCGACGGCGACGCCGACGTGCACGAGCTGCTGCTGGCCAACTTCTTCGCCCAGACCGCCGCGCTGGCCTTCGGGAAGACCGAGGAGGAGGTGCGCGCCGAGGGCACCGACGAGGCGGTCGTGCCGGCCCGGGTGTTCACCGGCAACCGCCCGACCACCTCGATCATGGCGCCGGCGCTGACCCCGTCGGTGCTCGGTCAGCTGATCGCGCTGTACGAGCACATCACCTTCACCCAGGGCGTCGTGTGGGGGATCGACTCCTTCGACCAGTGGGGGGTCGAGCTGGGCAAGAAGCTGGCCCAGGACCTCACCCCCGCGGTGGCCGGCGACGAGGACGCGCTCGCGGCCGCCGACGCCTCCACCCGGGGGCTGATCGAGTGGTACCGGGGCAAGCGTGCCTGA
- a CDS encoding GNAT family N-acetyltransferase, whose amino-acid sequence MPDGPRPGVAPPELPLRTGRLVLRRYEEGDVDAVWAYYRDEEVNRYLLTVPFTRGYTETVVAQRRESVVPGQPGRTLPLVVEHEGQVVGDVVLTLDERCGKAELGWVFAPAAGGRGLATEATRALVDVAFDHYGVHRVLAQADARNTASARLALRLGMRQEAHLRQDWWSKGEWTDTLVFGLLRDER is encoded by the coding sequence GTGCCTGACGGACCCAGGCCGGGCGTCGCCCCGCCGGAGCTCCCGCTGCGCACCGGTCGGCTGGTGCTGCGGCGCTACGAGGAGGGCGACGTCGACGCCGTCTGGGCCTACTACCGCGACGAGGAGGTCAACCGGTACCTCCTCACGGTGCCCTTCACCCGCGGCTACACCGAGACGGTGGTGGCCCAGCGGCGCGAGTCCGTCGTGCCCGGTCAGCCCGGGCGCACCCTTCCCCTCGTGGTCGAGCACGAGGGGCAGGTGGTGGGTGACGTCGTGCTGACCCTGGACGAGCGCTGCGGCAAGGCCGAGCTCGGCTGGGTCTTCGCGCCGGCCGCCGGTGGTCGCGGGCTGGCCACGGAGGCCACCCGGGCCCTGGTCGACGTCGCCTTCGACCACTACGGCGTCCACCGGGTGCTGGCCCAGGCCGACGCCCGCAACACCGCCTCGGCCCGGCTCGCCCTGCGGCTCGGGATGCGGCAGGAGGCCCACCTGCGCCAGGACTGGTGGAGCAAGGGCGAGTGGACCGACACCCTGGTCTTCGGCCTGCTCCGCGACGAGCGCTGA
- a CDS encoding SanA/YdcF family protein, whose product MRSAAVRRRAGRAGGAALGLVLVGAVGAETALHHRAADVVRPEELDGTRVAVVLGAQVHADGRPSRFLRGRLETARRLHAGGRVASLLVSGDGRAASHAEPTAMRDWLVAAGVPAADVTVDPHGYDTYDTCWRAVHVYGHRQVVMVSQTYHLPRALLTCRLLGLDAVGVGDESVRGTRVWRQGALRERFALLKLARDVLTRRRPSTDR is encoded by the coding sequence GTGAGGTCTGCTGCCGTCCGTCGTCGCGCCGGTCGGGCGGGAGGTGCCGCGCTCGGTCTCGTCCTCGTCGGTGCGGTGGGCGCCGAGACGGCGCTGCACCACCGCGCCGCCGACGTGGTGCGGCCCGAGGAGCTCGACGGCACCCGGGTGGCGGTGGTGCTGGGCGCCCAGGTGCACGCCGACGGACGCCCGTCGCGGTTCCTGCGCGGGAGGCTGGAGACGGCGCGCCGGCTGCACGCCGGGGGCCGGGTGGCCTCCCTGCTGGTCTCCGGGGACGGCCGGGCCGCCTCGCACGCCGAGCCGACCGCGATGCGGGACTGGCTGGTGGCCGCCGGCGTCCCCGCGGCGGACGTCACCGTCGACCCCCACGGCTACGACACCTACGACACCTGCTGGCGGGCGGTGCACGTCTACGGTCACCGGCAGGTGGTGATGGTGTCCCAGACCTACCACCTGCCGCGGGCGCTGCTCACCTGCCGGCTGCTCGGGCTGGACGCGGTCGGGGTGGGCGACGAGTCGGTGCGGGGCACCCGGGTCTGGCGTCAGGGTGCCCTGCGGGAGCGGTTCGCCCTGCTCAAGCTGGCCCGCGACGTCCTCACCCGCCGCCGGCCGTCGACCGACCGCTGA
- a CDS encoding Fpg/Nei family DNA glycosylase, which produces MPEGDTVWLACLRLNAALGGKTITRSEFRVPQLAGTDLVGDTCTEVVARGKHQLLRLASGWTLHTHLRMEGGWRFRAAGERLPGPAEQIRVVLASASHTCVGLRIPVVEMVRTDAEDEVVGHVGPDLLDPGFDAAEAVRRILHHPGRTIGEALLDQRNLAGIGTLYRAETLFLSGLHPRRPVSEVPDVAAVVERARRLLEANKLRPDQVTTGLRRRGEEHWVFERPGKPCRRCGTLVVSEEFGTAGQERRSYHCPRCQPL; this is translated from the coding sequence GTGCCCGAGGGTGACACCGTCTGGCTGGCCTGCCTGCGGCTGAACGCGGCGCTGGGCGGTAAGACCATCACCCGCAGCGAGTTCCGGGTCCCCCAGCTGGCCGGCACGGACCTGGTGGGCGACACCTGCACCGAGGTGGTGGCCCGCGGCAAGCACCAGCTGCTCCGTCTCGCCTCGGGCTGGACCCTGCACACCCACCTGCGGATGGAGGGCGGCTGGCGCTTCCGGGCCGCCGGCGAGCGGCTGCCCGGCCCGGCCGAGCAGATCCGGGTGGTGCTGGCCAGCGCCAGCCACACCTGCGTGGGCCTCCGCATCCCCGTGGTGGAGATGGTGCGGACCGACGCCGAGGACGAGGTCGTCGGCCACGTCGGCCCCGACCTGCTGGACCCGGGCTTCGACGCCGCCGAGGCCGTCCGGCGGATCCTGCACCACCCCGGCCGGACGATCGGTGAGGCGCTGCTGGACCAGCGCAACCTGGCCGGGATCGGCACCCTCTACCGGGCCGAGACCCTCTTCCTCAGCGGGCTGCACCCGCGCCGCCCGGTGTCCGAGGTGCCCGACGTGGCGGCGGTGGTGGAACGGGCCCGTCGGCTGCTCGAGGCCAACAAGCTCCGGCCGGACCAGGTCACCACCGGGCTGCGGCGCCGGGGTGAGGAGCACTGGGTCTTCGAGCGTCCGGGCAAGCCCTGCCGCCGCTGCGGGACCCTCGTGGTGAGCGAGGAGTTCGGCACCGCGGGCCAGGAGCGTCGCAGCTACCACTGCCCACGCTGCCAGCCGCTCTGA